One stretch of Erythrolamprus reginae isolate rEryReg1 chromosome 7, rEryReg1.hap1, whole genome shotgun sequence DNA includes these proteins:
- the CRACD gene encoding capping protein-inhibiting regulator of actin dynamics isoform X1, which translates to MGTRAFSHESIFMPDGRTESEESIQAMSQDNLVGKVKTLQQQLAKNIKFGQPSQMTVSVKTPGEASGSLEADVLLNNPMETVMPPDVVLPENHHKSVVMPDSLSPAGLGERSQDRDEKVTPVKVSSRPKRHHSPSGTIETVNLDAIPLATSCLDNSAAKHKLSVRPKNQRVSKKHRLSKEVQSLIEMDFREDILESQGTEDKVTKDDSYYRPDKLRQYGEVHRQKTEGKRKQDHWLNLESGQKKQTAETKFKSPMEHKRLLQEFEGCQGEQIGKKLKLQEEQLHQMEEKKDQDRHIKELREQEKQGRHGEGPEKLQAQIQKKSQDLEEQAQHELEAQRQQEEWKPCEVDTQWQKEKKKKQQELEAQRQQVEAKRQGQLEVQRQPQEEQKRQCEMEPERQQQEEAKGRWERELQNKQEEEQKRQCELEVQRQQQEEARKQHEMEIQRQREEEQKRQRELELQRQREEEQKRQHELELQNQREEQKRQRELELQRQREEEQKRQRELELQRQREEEQKRQRELELQRQREEEQKRQRELELQRQREEEQKRQRELELQKQQEEEQKRQRELELQKQQEEEQKRQRELELQRQREEEQKRQRELELQRQQEEEQKRQRELELQKQQEEEQKRQRELELQRQREEEQKRQRELELQRQREEEQKRQRELELQRQREEEQKRQRELELQRQWEEEQKRQRELEVQRQREEEQKRQRELELQRQHQEQWKQHEQESQRQQEEKKRQYEQAEQKHKDCTIQKDPKEEKRHQETEINLIQQGWKDKKKESEKQKTQEEKISHQYLEKQKMKELKTVQPEKLSELNQQLIPEQEREIGQRKKEQGSSKSLDDRNKPQEKETAMKLKGQEDQQQNLNEKQFSTNEQKQQKSAKSVGSTEQSKIEPVEIGHLQAEKEVQQEECIQSTESQPLERHKILGLEDELSLGKPKEERQSHQLHTNKLPEDEHLETVEKELQRKEPGQQQRTQPSKEQKEEGSLRVHQAVSVEVEEQERVLGEELRWQEVDARQTMSRGFTFQVSSGEKEIIFPKVNLSPVTPVKEAPLPSATKELKDPKSSSLPTSSCVPHTAILVTGAQLCGTAVNLNQIKDTACKSLLGLTEEKKAMETPQPGSIQKPVDGKPSSTKAKHVPDSVDNQAILDEWASIRSKILKGTENEKEDGGFNRHSDDWTAKGRSTSHGNLRKTLSANAKFSITPAWQKFSEMSKTNTAAENKTVPEAENASMQPSPSTQHSDNEPAQTESPVGTKNVRTSPGKIRGRQEVAGNTEGCKFAKDLPSFLVPSLPYSPNKEPSPSETSSATETQPNLASKKMERASPGGGEENVSPFGVKLRRTNYSLRFHYDQQTEQKKKKRYSAGDSFDGLPTPLTPDNEQDAKPLFLKDSKSLSQDKKDARLNSDNTTLTIISRSYTIVAPVSSPTGPMSALSQDKSASKSPLPPKPALAPKPISQTPPTSPLAKPRRSHFTEPIGKKISKVEPDASWRKSEGKGSPHPSQAPSESKNEEEESREKKSFFPSITMPWREKTEKKPELLKRDRPVLQSRHSIDGSKVMEKGETAQPLWITLALQKQKGFREQQATREERRQAREAKQAEKLAKENASINNQADNKSNNVSRSNVLQKSTGPEEEKKMETATSRFERREQLKKSNTLPSSVTVEITDSLSSSPLAKEVTKRFSTPDANPVSTEPAWLALAKRKAKAWSDCPQIIK; encoded by the exons CAACAGTTGGCCAAGAATATTAAATTTGGCCAACCCTCACAAATGACAGTATCTGTAAAAACACCCGGGGAAGCTAGTGGAAGTTTGGAAGCAGATGTGTTGCTGAATAACCCCATGGAGACGGTGATGCCACCAGATGTGGTCCTTCCAGAGAACCACCACAAA tCAGTTGTGATGCCAGATTCCTTAAGTCCCGCAGGTCTGGGCGAAAGAAGTCAGGACAGAGATGAAAAG GTGACGCCTGTCAAAGTGTCATCTCGGCCAAAAAGACACCATTCTCCTTCTGGAACCATCGAAACTGTCAACCTTGATGCCATCCCTTTAGCCACTTCTTGTCTGGACAACAGTGCAGCGAAGCACAAACTCTCAGTCAGGCCAAAGAATCAGAGAGTTTCCAAAAAGCACAGATTGTCAAAG GAGGTACAAAGTTTAATAGAAATGGACTTCAGAGAAGACATCCTAGAATCACAGGGCACTGAAGATAAAGTGACAAAAGATGATAGCTATTATAGACCAGACAAGTTAAGACAGTATGGAGAAGTCCACAGacagaaaacagaaggaaaacgAAAACAAGACCACTGGCTAAATCTTGAGTCAGGGCAGAAGAAACAAACAGCTGAAACAAAATTCAAAAGTCCTATGGAACATAAAAGACTTCTTCAAGAATTTGAGGGATGCCAAGGAGAACAAATAGGGAAAAAACTGAAGCTTCAGGAAGAACAACTTCATCAAATGGAGGAGAAAAAAGATCAAGATCGTCACATAAAAGAgctaagagaacaagaaaaacagGGAAGGCATGGAGAAGGACCTGAAAAATTACAGGCACAGATCCAAAAAAAATCTCAGGATCTTGAGGAACAGGCACAACACGAACTAGAGGCACAAAGACAGCAGGAAGAGTGGAAACCATGTGAAGTGGACACGCAAtggcagaaagagaaaaagaagaagcaacAAGAACTAGAGGCACAAAGGCAGCAGGTAGAAGCAAAAAGACAGGGTCAACTGGAGGTCCAAAGACAACCGCAGGAAGAACAAAAGAGACAATGTGAAATGGAACCAGAAAGACAGCAGCAGGAAGAAGCAAAGGGACGATGGGAACGTGAACTACAAAACAAGCAAGAGGAAGAACAAAAGAGACAATGCGAATTGGAGGTCCAAAGACAACAGCAGGAAGAAGCAAGGAAACAACATGAAATGGAGATTCAAAGACAGCGGGAGGAAGAACAAAAGAGACAACGTGAACTGGAACTACAGAGACAACGGGAGGAAGAACAAAAGAGACAACATGAACTAGAGCTCCAGAATCAGCGAGAAGAACAAAAGAGACAACGTGAACTGGAACTACAGAGACAGCGGGAGGAAGAACAAAAGAGACAACGTGAACTGGAACTACAGAGACAGCGGGAGGAAGAACAAAAGAGACAACGTGAACTAGAACTCCAAAGACAGCGGGAGGAAGAACAAAAGAGACAACGTGAACTAGAACTACAGAGACAACGGGAGGAAGAACAAAAGAGACAACGTGAACTAGAACTTCAGAAACAGCAGGAGGAAGAACAAAAGAGACAACGTGAACTAGAACTTCAGAAACAGCAGGAGGAAGAACAAAAGAGACAACGTGAACTAGAACTACAGAGACAGCGGGAGGAAGAACAAAAGAGACAACGTGAACTAGAACTCCAAAGACAACAGGAGGAAGAACAAAAGAGACAACGTGAACTAGAACTTCAGAAACAGCAGGAGGAAGAACAAAAGAGACAACGTGAACTGGAACTACAGAGACAGCGGGAGGAAGAACAAAAGAGACAACGTGAACTAGAACTACAGAGACAGCGGGAGGAAGAACAAAAGAGACAACGTGAACTAGAACTACAGAGACAGCGGGAGGAAGAACAAAAGAGACAACGTGAACTAGAACTACAGAGACAATGGGAGGAAGAACAAAAGAGACAACGTGAACTAGAAGTCCAGAGACAGCGAGAAGAAGAACAAAAGAGACAACGTGAACTAGAACTACAAAGACAACACCAGGAACAATGGAAACAACATGAACAGGAGTCGCAAAGGCaacaggaggaaaagaaaagacagTATGAACAAGCAGAACAAAAGCATAAAGATTGTACGATACAGAAAGatccaaaagaagaaaagagacatCAAGAAACAGAAATTAATTTGATCCAACAGGGATGgaaggataaaaagaaagaatcaGAAAAGCAAAAGACTCAGGAAGAAAAAATAAGCCATCAGTATTTGGAAAAGCAGAAGATGAAAGAACTTAAAACAGTTCAACCTGAAAAGCTGTCTGAACTGAACCAACAACTAATTccggagcaagaaagagaaataggacagagaaagaaagaacaaggaagCAGCAAAAGTTTAGATGATAGAAACAAACCACAAGAGAAGGAAACGGCCATGAAACTGAAGGGACAAGAAGACCAACAGCAAAATctgaatgaaaaacaatttagtacaaatgagcaaaagcaacaaaaatcggcaaaatcggTTGGATCGACAGAACAAAGTAAAATAGAACCAGTAGAAATAGGGCATTTGCAGGCTGAAAAGGAGGTGCAGCAGGAGGAATGTATACAAAGCACAGAGAGCCAACCATTGGAAAGACACAAAATCCTTGGTTTAGAAGATGAGCTGTCATTGGGAAAGCCAAAAGAAGAGAGGCAATCCCACCAGTTACACACAAATAAGCTCCCAGAAGATGAACATTTGGAAACTGTTGAGAAAGAGCTACAACGTAAAGAACCGGGACAGCAACAGAGAACTCAGCCAAGCAAAgagcagaaggaagaaggaagcctAAGAGTTCATCAGGCGGTGAGCGTTGAAGTTGAGGAGCAGGAAAGAGTTCTGGGTGAAGAATTACGTTGGCAGGAAGTTGACGCCAGGCAAACAATGTCTAGGGGCTTCACCTTTCAAGTGTCTTCTGGCGAAAAAGAAATCATATTTCCCAAAGTGAATTTAAGTCCAGTTACACCTGTAAAAGAGGCTCCACTTCCTTCTGCCACAAAAGAATTGAAGGACCCCAAGTCTAGTAGTCTTCCAACTTCTTCATGTGTCCCCCACACAGCAATCTTGGTCACTGGAGCACAACTCTGTGGCACTGCGGTAAACCTCAACCAGATAAAAGATACAGCCTGCAAATCTTTACTTGGTttaacagaagaaaagaaagcgATGGAGACGCCCCAGCCTGGAAGCATCCAGAAACCTGTTGATGGCAAGCCGAGCAGCACTAAAGCGAAGCATGTTCCAGATTCAGTGGACAACCAAGCCATCCTGGATGAATGGGCCTCAATTCGTTCAAAAATCTTAAAAGGTACAGAAAACGAGAAAGAGGATGGAGGTTTTAATAGGCACAGTGATGATTGGACAGCTAAAGGCCGAAGTACTTCCCATGGTAACTTACGAAAGACTTTGTCTGCAAATGCAAAGTTTTCTATAACTCCCGCATGGCAGAAGTTTTCAGAAATGTCCAAAACCAATACAGCTGCAGAGAATAAAACTGTCCCTGAAGCAGAAAATGCATCAATGCAGCCGAGTCCGTCCACTCAGCATTCAGACAATGAGCCAGCCCAAACAGAGTCCCCGGTTGGTACAAAAAATGTAAGAACTTCACCTGGGAAAATCAGAGGGCGACAGGAAGTAGCAGGTAATACTGAAGGGTGCAAGTTTGCCAAAGATCTCCCATCTTTCCTGGTTCCGAGTCTCCCGTATTCCCCAAATAAAGAACCCTCCCCATCCGAAACTTCGTCAGCGACGGAAACCCAACCCAACCTTGCTTCCAAAAAAATGGAGCGAGCTTCACCAGGTGGAGGAGAAGAAAATGTCTCCCCATTTGGAGTGAAATTAAGGAGGACCAATTACTCCTTGCGTTTTCACTATGACCAGCAAAcagagcaaaaaaagaagaaaagatacagtGCAGGAGACAGCTTCGATGGCTTGCCAACTCCGCTCACCCCAGACAACGAACAGGATGCAAAACCTTTATTTTTAAAGGATAGCAAATCTCTGAGTCAAGACAAAAAAGATGCAAGGCTTAATTCTGATAATACCACGTTAACTATTATTAGTCGCAGTTACACCATAGTTGCACCTGTGTCATCTCCTACTGGTCCTATGTCTGCGCTTAGTCAAGATAAATCTGCTTCTAAATCACCCCTACCACCAAAACCTGCACTGGCTCCAAAGCCCATCAGCCAAACACCACCTACATCTCCTCTCGCAAAACCTCGTAGATCTCACTTCACTGAACCCATcgggaaaaaaatatctaaagtGGAACCTGATGCCAGCTGGAGAAAAAGCGAAGGTAAAGGGAGTCCTCATCCCTCCCAAGCACCCAGTGAAAGCAAGAATGAGGAGGAAGAATCGAGAGAGAAGAAATCGTTTTTTCCATCCATCACCATGCCCTGGAGAGAGAAAACGGAAAAAAAGCCAGAACTGTTGAAAAGAG ACAGGCCAGTTCTTCAGAGCAGGCATTCCATCGACGGTTCAAAAGTGATGGAGAAAGGGGAAACCGCGCAGCCTCTCTGGATCACTTTGGCATTGCAAAAACAGAAGGGCTTTCGGGAGCAGCAAGCAACCCGCGAGGAAAGGAGGCAAGCCAGAGAAGCCAAGCAGGCTGAGAAATTGGCGAAAGAAAAT
- the CRACD gene encoding capping protein-inhibiting regulator of actin dynamics isoform X2, with the protein MGTRAFSHESIFMPDGRTESEESIQAMSQDNLVGKVKTLQQQLAKNIKFGQPSQMTVSVKTPGEASGSLEADVLLNNPMETVMPPDVVLPENHHKVTPVKVSSRPKRHHSPSGTIETVNLDAIPLATSCLDNSAAKHKLSVRPKNQRVSKKHRLSKEVQSLIEMDFREDILESQGTEDKVTKDDSYYRPDKLRQYGEVHRQKTEGKRKQDHWLNLESGQKKQTAETKFKSPMEHKRLLQEFEGCQGEQIGKKLKLQEEQLHQMEEKKDQDRHIKELREQEKQGRHGEGPEKLQAQIQKKSQDLEEQAQHELEAQRQQEEWKPCEVDTQWQKEKKKKQQELEAQRQQVEAKRQGQLEVQRQPQEEQKRQCEMEPERQQQEEAKGRWERELQNKQEEEQKRQCELEVQRQQQEEARKQHEMEIQRQREEEQKRQRELELQRQREEEQKRQHELELQNQREEQKRQRELELQRQREEEQKRQRELELQRQREEEQKRQRELELQRQREEEQKRQRELELQRQREEEQKRQRELELQKQQEEEQKRQRELELQKQQEEEQKRQRELELQRQREEEQKRQRELELQRQQEEEQKRQRELELQKQQEEEQKRQRELELQRQREEEQKRQRELELQRQREEEQKRQRELELQRQREEEQKRQRELELQRQWEEEQKRQRELEVQRQREEEQKRQRELELQRQHQEQWKQHEQESQRQQEEKKRQYEQAEQKHKDCTIQKDPKEEKRHQETEINLIQQGWKDKKKESEKQKTQEEKISHQYLEKQKMKELKTVQPEKLSELNQQLIPEQEREIGQRKKEQGSSKSLDDRNKPQEKETAMKLKGQEDQQQNLNEKQFSTNEQKQQKSAKSVGSTEQSKIEPVEIGHLQAEKEVQQEECIQSTESQPLERHKILGLEDELSLGKPKEERQSHQLHTNKLPEDEHLETVEKELQRKEPGQQQRTQPSKEQKEEGSLRVHQAVSVEVEEQERVLGEELRWQEVDARQTMSRGFTFQVSSGEKEIIFPKVNLSPVTPVKEAPLPSATKELKDPKSSSLPTSSCVPHTAILVTGAQLCGTAVNLNQIKDTACKSLLGLTEEKKAMETPQPGSIQKPVDGKPSSTKAKHVPDSVDNQAILDEWASIRSKILKGTENEKEDGGFNRHSDDWTAKGRSTSHGNLRKTLSANAKFSITPAWQKFSEMSKTNTAAENKTVPEAENASMQPSPSTQHSDNEPAQTESPVGTKNVRTSPGKIRGRQEVAGNTEGCKFAKDLPSFLVPSLPYSPNKEPSPSETSSATETQPNLASKKMERASPGGGEENVSPFGVKLRRTNYSLRFHYDQQTEQKKKKRYSAGDSFDGLPTPLTPDNEQDAKPLFLKDSKSLSQDKKDARLNSDNTTLTIISRSYTIVAPVSSPTGPMSALSQDKSASKSPLPPKPALAPKPISQTPPTSPLAKPRRSHFTEPIGKKISKVEPDASWRKSEGKGSPHPSQAPSESKNEEEESREKKSFFPSITMPWREKTEKKPELLKRDRPVLQSRHSIDGSKVMEKGETAQPLWITLALQKQKGFREQQATREERRQAREAKQAEKLAKENASINNQADNKSNNVSRSNVLQKSTGPEEEKKMETATSRFERREQLKKSNTLPSSVTVEITDSLSSSPLAKEVTKRFSTPDANPVSTEPAWLALAKRKAKAWSDCPQIIK; encoded by the exons CAACAGTTGGCCAAGAATATTAAATTTGGCCAACCCTCACAAATGACAGTATCTGTAAAAACACCCGGGGAAGCTAGTGGAAGTTTGGAAGCAGATGTGTTGCTGAATAACCCCATGGAGACGGTGATGCCACCAGATGTGGTCCTTCCAGAGAACCACCACAAA GTGACGCCTGTCAAAGTGTCATCTCGGCCAAAAAGACACCATTCTCCTTCTGGAACCATCGAAACTGTCAACCTTGATGCCATCCCTTTAGCCACTTCTTGTCTGGACAACAGTGCAGCGAAGCACAAACTCTCAGTCAGGCCAAAGAATCAGAGAGTTTCCAAAAAGCACAGATTGTCAAAG GAGGTACAAAGTTTAATAGAAATGGACTTCAGAGAAGACATCCTAGAATCACAGGGCACTGAAGATAAAGTGACAAAAGATGATAGCTATTATAGACCAGACAAGTTAAGACAGTATGGAGAAGTCCACAGacagaaaacagaaggaaaacgAAAACAAGACCACTGGCTAAATCTTGAGTCAGGGCAGAAGAAACAAACAGCTGAAACAAAATTCAAAAGTCCTATGGAACATAAAAGACTTCTTCAAGAATTTGAGGGATGCCAAGGAGAACAAATAGGGAAAAAACTGAAGCTTCAGGAAGAACAACTTCATCAAATGGAGGAGAAAAAAGATCAAGATCGTCACATAAAAGAgctaagagaacaagaaaaacagGGAAGGCATGGAGAAGGACCTGAAAAATTACAGGCACAGATCCAAAAAAAATCTCAGGATCTTGAGGAACAGGCACAACACGAACTAGAGGCACAAAGACAGCAGGAAGAGTGGAAACCATGTGAAGTGGACACGCAAtggcagaaagagaaaaagaagaagcaacAAGAACTAGAGGCACAAAGGCAGCAGGTAGAAGCAAAAAGACAGGGTCAACTGGAGGTCCAAAGACAACCGCAGGAAGAACAAAAGAGACAATGTGAAATGGAACCAGAAAGACAGCAGCAGGAAGAAGCAAAGGGACGATGGGAACGTGAACTACAAAACAAGCAAGAGGAAGAACAAAAGAGACAATGCGAATTGGAGGTCCAAAGACAACAGCAGGAAGAAGCAAGGAAACAACATGAAATGGAGATTCAAAGACAGCGGGAGGAAGAACAAAAGAGACAACGTGAACTGGAACTACAGAGACAACGGGAGGAAGAACAAAAGAGACAACATGAACTAGAGCTCCAGAATCAGCGAGAAGAACAAAAGAGACAACGTGAACTGGAACTACAGAGACAGCGGGAGGAAGAACAAAAGAGACAACGTGAACTGGAACTACAGAGACAGCGGGAGGAAGAACAAAAGAGACAACGTGAACTAGAACTCCAAAGACAGCGGGAGGAAGAACAAAAGAGACAACGTGAACTAGAACTACAGAGACAACGGGAGGAAGAACAAAAGAGACAACGTGAACTAGAACTTCAGAAACAGCAGGAGGAAGAACAAAAGAGACAACGTGAACTAGAACTTCAGAAACAGCAGGAGGAAGAACAAAAGAGACAACGTGAACTAGAACTACAGAGACAGCGGGAGGAAGAACAAAAGAGACAACGTGAACTAGAACTCCAAAGACAACAGGAGGAAGAACAAAAGAGACAACGTGAACTAGAACTTCAGAAACAGCAGGAGGAAGAACAAAAGAGACAACGTGAACTGGAACTACAGAGACAGCGGGAGGAAGAACAAAAGAGACAACGTGAACTAGAACTACAGAGACAGCGGGAGGAAGAACAAAAGAGACAACGTGAACTAGAACTACAGAGACAGCGGGAGGAAGAACAAAAGAGACAACGTGAACTAGAACTACAGAGACAATGGGAGGAAGAACAAAAGAGACAACGTGAACTAGAAGTCCAGAGACAGCGAGAAGAAGAACAAAAGAGACAACGTGAACTAGAACTACAAAGACAACACCAGGAACAATGGAAACAACATGAACAGGAGTCGCAAAGGCaacaggaggaaaagaaaagacagTATGAACAAGCAGAACAAAAGCATAAAGATTGTACGATACAGAAAGatccaaaagaagaaaagagacatCAAGAAACAGAAATTAATTTGATCCAACAGGGATGgaaggataaaaagaaagaatcaGAAAAGCAAAAGACTCAGGAAGAAAAAATAAGCCATCAGTATTTGGAAAAGCAGAAGATGAAAGAACTTAAAACAGTTCAACCTGAAAAGCTGTCTGAACTGAACCAACAACTAATTccggagcaagaaagagaaataggacagagaaagaaagaacaaggaagCAGCAAAAGTTTAGATGATAGAAACAAACCACAAGAGAAGGAAACGGCCATGAAACTGAAGGGACAAGAAGACCAACAGCAAAATctgaatgaaaaacaatttagtacaaatgagcaaaagcaacaaaaatcggcaaaatcggTTGGATCGACAGAACAAAGTAAAATAGAACCAGTAGAAATAGGGCATTTGCAGGCTGAAAAGGAGGTGCAGCAGGAGGAATGTATACAAAGCACAGAGAGCCAACCATTGGAAAGACACAAAATCCTTGGTTTAGAAGATGAGCTGTCATTGGGAAAGCCAAAAGAAGAGAGGCAATCCCACCAGTTACACACAAATAAGCTCCCAGAAGATGAACATTTGGAAACTGTTGAGAAAGAGCTACAACGTAAAGAACCGGGACAGCAACAGAGAACTCAGCCAAGCAAAgagcagaaggaagaaggaagcctAAGAGTTCATCAGGCGGTGAGCGTTGAAGTTGAGGAGCAGGAAAGAGTTCTGGGTGAAGAATTACGTTGGCAGGAAGTTGACGCCAGGCAAACAATGTCTAGGGGCTTCACCTTTCAAGTGTCTTCTGGCGAAAAAGAAATCATATTTCCCAAAGTGAATTTAAGTCCAGTTACACCTGTAAAAGAGGCTCCACTTCCTTCTGCCACAAAAGAATTGAAGGACCCCAAGTCTAGTAGTCTTCCAACTTCTTCATGTGTCCCCCACACAGCAATCTTGGTCACTGGAGCACAACTCTGTGGCACTGCGGTAAACCTCAACCAGATAAAAGATACAGCCTGCAAATCTTTACTTGGTttaacagaagaaaagaaagcgATGGAGACGCCCCAGCCTGGAAGCATCCAGAAACCTGTTGATGGCAAGCCGAGCAGCACTAAAGCGAAGCATGTTCCAGATTCAGTGGACAACCAAGCCATCCTGGATGAATGGGCCTCAATTCGTTCAAAAATCTTAAAAGGTACAGAAAACGAGAAAGAGGATGGAGGTTTTAATAGGCACAGTGATGATTGGACAGCTAAAGGCCGAAGTACTTCCCATGGTAACTTACGAAAGACTTTGTCTGCAAATGCAAAGTTTTCTATAACTCCCGCATGGCAGAAGTTTTCAGAAATGTCCAAAACCAATACAGCTGCAGAGAATAAAACTGTCCCTGAAGCAGAAAATGCATCAATGCAGCCGAGTCCGTCCACTCAGCATTCAGACAATGAGCCAGCCCAAACAGAGTCCCCGGTTGGTACAAAAAATGTAAGAACTTCACCTGGGAAAATCAGAGGGCGACAGGAAGTAGCAGGTAATACTGAAGGGTGCAAGTTTGCCAAAGATCTCCCATCTTTCCTGGTTCCGAGTCTCCCGTATTCCCCAAATAAAGAACCCTCCCCATCCGAAACTTCGTCAGCGACGGAAACCCAACCCAACCTTGCTTCCAAAAAAATGGAGCGAGCTTCACCAGGTGGAGGAGAAGAAAATGTCTCCCCATTTGGAGTGAAATTAAGGAGGACCAATTACTCCTTGCGTTTTCACTATGACCAGCAAAcagagcaaaaaaagaagaaaagatacagtGCAGGAGACAGCTTCGATGGCTTGCCAACTCCGCTCACCCCAGACAACGAACAGGATGCAAAACCTTTATTTTTAAAGGATAGCAAATCTCTGAGTCAAGACAAAAAAGATGCAAGGCTTAATTCTGATAATACCACGTTAACTATTATTAGTCGCAGTTACACCATAGTTGCACCTGTGTCATCTCCTACTGGTCCTATGTCTGCGCTTAGTCAAGATAAATCTGCTTCTAAATCACCCCTACCACCAAAACCTGCACTGGCTCCAAAGCCCATCAGCCAAACACCACCTACATCTCCTCTCGCAAAACCTCGTAGATCTCACTTCACTGAACCCATcgggaaaaaaatatctaaagtGGAACCTGATGCCAGCTGGAGAAAAAGCGAAGGTAAAGGGAGTCCTCATCCCTCCCAAGCACCCAGTGAAAGCAAGAATGAGGAGGAAGAATCGAGAGAGAAGAAATCGTTTTTTCCATCCATCACCATGCCCTGGAGAGAGAAAACGGAAAAAAAGCCAGAACTGTTGAAAAGAG ACAGGCCAGTTCTTCAGAGCAGGCATTCCATCGACGGTTCAAAAGTGATGGAGAAAGGGGAAACCGCGCAGCCTCTCTGGATCACTTTGGCATTGCAAAAACAGAAGGGCTTTCGGGAGCAGCAAGCAACCCGCGAGGAAAGGAGGCAAGCCAGAGAAGCCAAGCAGGCTGAGAAATTGGCGAAAGAAAAT